In the genome of Oncorhynchus masou masou isolate Uvic2021 chromosome 26, UVic_Omas_1.1, whole genome shotgun sequence, one region contains:
- the ttll12 gene encoding tubulin--tyrosine ligase-like protein 12, which yields MEQPNTESNTNVMNGEEEHFNTFLSLHSAALQSSRIPSLYWKSLYYKLINEVYDAGEVFGVMQVEQDDEEGKKAYPSVEIRCKVVVTRGTGMQASDPTSIFLVDHAWTYRVESSRQQLEQIPGLLPRMASLMGVDFHGEAPDPDVVELVLDQMWKYNQTYQLAQGSAEEKVPVWYIMDEFGSQVQHSDQPSCCMAPFFYTQGQLAYTVLWPLTDLQEGEEVTRDYAYGESNPLVRRCRLLPWVPADLEGVSTLTPEPSDIYYETISQENKEILPLDILPHTVPKDKVLKVFTEMGQVLNNLHHPRFTFTETEEEADILWTFSHIRDYRKLSEERPHVMTNQFPCETVVTVKDCISAVSRRARGGQGAEWLPETFNLQTELPQFVRHYQQRQGRGEDNHWICKPWNLARGLDTHITNNLDYIIRQRESTPKVVCKYLEDPVLFEREEVGMVKFDIRYMLLLRSVQPLRLYSYNVFWLRFANRPFSLDHFDDYQKHFTVMNYAEGVQLKQVHYDEFIPMFEKQYPQYPWKAVEREAFKAFAELFQAASSRPAPYGFCAYPSSRAIYAVDLMLKWGTGDRGERVMKPQILEVNFSPDCARACLHHPGFYDHMFQTLFLDEADQCPVTQVS from the exons GTGTACGATGCAGGAGAAGTGTTTGGCGTCATGCAGGTAGAACAGGACGATGAAGAGGGAAAGAAGGCTTATCCTAGTGTAGAGATTAGGTGTAAAGTGGTTGTGACCAGGGGGACTGGCATGCAAGCCTCGGACCCCACCAG TATCTTCCTGGTTGACCATGCATGGACGTACCGTGTGGAGAGCTCTAGGCAGCAGCTGGAGCAGATCCCCGGCCTCCTGCCCAGGATGGCTTCCCTCATGGGGGTGGACTTCCACGGAGAGGCCCCTGACCCAGACGTTGTGGAGCTGGTGCTGGATCAAATGTGGAAGTACAACCAGACCTACCAGCTGGCCCAGGGG tcAGCAGAGGAAAAAGTGCCCGTCTGGTACATCATGGATGAGTTTGGCTCCCAGGTGCAGCACTCTGACCAGCCTAGCTGTTGCATGGCCCCCTTCTTCTACACACAGGGCCAGCTGGCCTACACTGTGCTCTGGCCTCTCACAGACCTGCAGGAGGGGG AGGAAGTGACACGGGACTATGCTTATGGCGAGAGCAACCCTCTGGTGAGGAGATGTCGACTGTTGCCGTGGGTACCAGCTGACTTGGAAGGGGTCAGCACTCTGACCCCTGAACCCTCCGACATCTACTATGAG ACCATTTCACAGGAGAACAAGGAGATTCTTCCTCTGGACATTCTGCCCCATACTGTCCCCAAAGACAAAGTGCTCAA GGTGTTCACAGAGATGGGACAAGTTCTAAACAATCTCCATCACCCCCGGTTCACCTTCACCGAGACTGAAGAGGAGGCGGATATTCTTTGGACCTTCTCCCACATCAGAGACTACAg GAAGTTAAGCGAGGAGCGTCCTCACGTTATGACTAATCAGTTTCCCTGTGAGACGGTGGTCACAGTGAAGGACTGCATCTCTGCCGTGTCGCGGCGTGCCCGGGGAGGCCAGGGGGCCGAGTGGCTGCCGGAGACATTCAACCTGCAGACCGAGCTGCCGCAGTTTGTCAGACACTACCAACAAAGACAAGGGAG GGGAGAAGACAATCATTGGATCTGTAAGCCTTGGAACCTGGCTCGGGGGCTGGACACACACATCACCAACAACCTAGACTACatcatcagacagagagagagcacacccaag gtggtgtGTAAGTACCTGGAGGATCCAGTGCTGtttgagagggaggaggtggggatgGTGAAGTTTGATATCCGCTACATGCTGCTGCTGCGCTCTGTTCAGCCTCTACGCCTCTACTCCTACAACGTGTTCTGGCTGCGCTTCGCCAACAG GCCTTTCTCTCTGGACCACTTTGATGACTACCAGAAGCACTTCACTGTCATGAACTATGCAGAGGGGGTCCAGCTCAAACAG GTTCACTACGACGAATTCATACCAATGTTTGAAAAGCAGTATCCTCAGTATCCATGGAAAGCGGTTGAG agAGAGGCGTTCAAGGCATTTGCAGAGCTCTTCCAGGCAGCCTCATCCAGGCCGGCCCCCTACGGTTTCTGTGCCTACCCCTCCTCCCGGGCCATCTACGCTGTAGACCTTATGCTCAAGTGGGGCACTGGGGACAGAG GTGAACGTGTGATGAAGCCTCAGATCCTGGAGGTGAACTTCAGTCCAGACTGCGCCCGGGCTTGCCTCCATCACCCTGGTTTCTACGACCACATGTTTCAAACACTCTTCCTGGATGAGGCTGATCAGTGCCCTGTCACTCAGGTCTCATGA